The Tachyglossus aculeatus isolate mTacAcu1 chromosome 4, mTacAcu1.pri, whole genome shotgun sequence genome contains a region encoding:
- the CDK9 gene encoding cyclin-dependent kinase 9, with the protein MAKQYDAVDCPFCDEVSKYEKLAKIGQGTFGEVFKAKHRQTGKKVALKKVLMENEKEGFPITALREIKILQLLKHENVVNLIEICRTKASPYNRCKGSIYLVFDFCEHDLAGLLSNTHVKFTLSEIKKVMQMLLNGLYYIHRNKILHRDMKAANVLITRDGVLKLADFGLARAFSLAKNSQPNHYTNRVVTLWYRPPELLLGERDYGPPIDLWGGGCIMAEMWTRSPIMQGNTEQHQLTLISQLCGSITPEVWPNVDKYELYQKLDLPRGQKRKVKERLKAYVKDPYALDLIDKLLVLDPAQRIDSDDALNHDFFWSDPMPSDLKNMLSTHSTSMFEYLAPPRRRGGHMPQQPANQSRNPAATNQTEFDRVF; encoded by the exons ATGGCCAAGCAGTACGACGCGGTGGACTGCCCCTTCTGCGACGAGGTGTCCAAGTACGAGAAGCTGGCCAAGATCGGGCAGGGCACCTTCGG GGAAGTGTTTAAGGCCAAGCATCGGCAGACGGGCAAGAAGGTAGCTCTGAAGAAAGTGCTCAtggagaacgagaaggagggg TTTCCCATCACTGCCCTGCGGGAGATCAAGATCCTTCAGCTCCTCAAGCACGAGAACGTGGTCAACCTGATAGAGATTTGCCGGACCAAGG CCTCCCCTTACAACCGCTGCAAGGGCAGCATCTACCTGGTGTTCGATTTCTGTGAGCACGACCTGGCGGGCCTGCTGAGCAACACGCACGTCAAGTTCACCCTCTCGGAGATCAAGAAGGTCATGCAGATGTTGCTCAACGGCCTGTACTACATCCACCGGAACAAG ATATTacaccgggacatgaaggcagccaaCGTCCTCATCACCCGGGACGGGGTCCTCAAGCTGGCCGACTTCGGGTTGGCGCGAGCCTTCAGCCTGGCCAAGAACAGCCAGCCCAACCACTACACCAACCGGGTGGTGACTCTCTGGTACCGTCCTCCGGAGCTGCTCCTAG GAGAGAGGGACTACGGCCCCCCCATTGACCTGTGGGGCGGGGGTTGCATCATGGCCGAGATGTGGACCCGCAGCCCCATCATGCAGGGCAACACGGAGCAGCACCAACTGACGCTCATCAGCCAGCTCTGCGGCTCCATCACCCCCGAG GTGTGGCCCAACGTGGATAAGTACGAGCTGTACCAGAAGCTGGACCTGCCCAGGGGCCAGAAGCGGAAGGTGAAGGAGCGGCTCAAGGCCTACGTCAAAGACCCCTACGCCTTAGACCTGATCGACAAGCTACTGGTGCTGGACCCGGCTCAGCGCATCGACAGCGACGACGCCCTGAACCACGACTTCTTCTGGTCGGACCCCATGCCCTCGGACCTCAAGAACATGCTGtccacccacagcacttccatgttCGAGTACCTGGCCCCGCCCCGCCGGAGGGGCGGCCACATGCCCCAGCAGCCGGCAAATCAGAGCCGCAACCCGGCGGCCACTAATCAGACAGAGTTTGACCGCGTCTTCTAG